The DNA segment ATTTGGAGAGGTTTTTGTTTTCTTTGTACTTGCAGTTGCAGCAGCTGAAGCGGCTGTTGGACTTGCCATAGTCGTTGCAATTTACAGGTACAGAAGGAGCATAAATACAGAAGATTTCTCCATTTTGAGGTGGTAGGATGGGAATAACCTTTTGGACTGCAGTTTTACCCTTTCTCTCGTTTGTTCTGTCAGGAATTGGCGCTCTCTTTAAATCGAACTCCTTTAAGAACCGTTCTCACTACTTTGGACTTGTTACAGTAGGAACGTCCTTCATCCTCTCCTGCTATCTCCTTTTTGAGTCCCTGAAGGGTACCGTTGTAAGTGAAACATGGTTCAACTGGGTGATTTCCGGAGCTCTTTCCGCAAGTTTCGGAGGGTACGTTGACTCATTAACTGCCATTATGCTAATTGTTGTAAACTTTGTTTCCTTTTTTGTCCACATGTACTCAATAGGCTACATGCACGACGACCCTGGCTACGATAGGTTCTTCTCCTACTTAGGTCTGTTTACATTCTCGATGCTAACGTTGGTTCTCTCTCCAAACTTTCTTCAGTTATTCTTTGGCTGGGAGGCAGTTGGTCTCTCCTCATACCTCCTCATTGGGTTCTGGTACAAGAGAAAGAGAGCGGCAGATGCTGCAATAAAGGCCTTTCTAATAAACAGGGTTGGAGACTTCCTCTTCATCTTGGGAGTTATCTCAATATTCTGGGTCTTTGGAACCCTTGATTTTCACTCCGTTTTTTCAAAGGTTGGAAGTGTTGATAAGGGACTCCTTTCACTCATAGGCTTTCTACTCTTAGGAGGAGCCGTTGGAAAGTCTGCCCAGTTTCCTCTCCACACCTGGCTGCCCGATGCTATGGAGGGCCCTACTCCCATCTCTGCGCTGATTCACGCAGCGACGATGGTTGCCGCAGGTGTATTTATGGTTGCAAGGTGTTCTCCCATCTACGACAACGGTTACGTTCTCCCAGTTGTTGGAGTAATTGGCGTAATAACGGCGTTTGGAGCAGCAACTGTTGGACTTACCCAGTTTGACATAAAGAGGGTTCTAGCCTACTCGACCCTATCCCAGCTTGGCTACATGTTTGCAGCCTTAGGCGTTGGAGCTTACGTCTATGCAATGTTTCACCTCTTTACCCATGCCTTCTTTAAGGCTCTCCTCTTTTTAGGCTCTGGAAGTGTAATTCACGCAATGAGTGGGGAACAGGACATAAGGAGAATGGGAGGGCTCTACAAGTACATGAAAATAACAACTGTAACGTTTATAATAGGAGCTCTTGCCCTTGTTGGAATACCTCCCCTTGCAGGCTTCTTCAGCAAGGACAAGATAATCTCGGCCACGTTTTCAAACGGACACTTTCTCTTTTACCTGTTTCTAACGTTGGGAGCTCTCCTCACAGCCCTCTACATGGGAAGACTTATCTTCCTCGTATTCTTCGGTGAGGAGAGATTTGACAGGAGGGAGATGAAACACCTCCACGAGTCTCCGGCCGTTATGACCGTTCCCTTAATTTTCCTATCAATTCCCTCTATTTTTGCAGGTTTTTTAGGAGGTTGGTTTGAAAGGTTCCTTTCAACTTCCATTCCAAACCACGTTGAGGAGCTTGGTCACTCTCAGGAACTTCTACTGCTCTCAATAACGGTTTCCTTAGCCCTTTTGGGACTTCTATTTTCAGCCTACGTATACTACTGGAGAAAGCTCTCTCCTGAAACAATAACAGAAAATCCACTTATAAAACCGATTTACAGGCTCGTTTACAATAAGTACTACTTCGATGAGCTATACAACTTCGTATTTGTTAAGGGAATCGGTTTCGGTCTTGGCAGGATATTCTCACTCTTTGACAGGTACGTTATCGATGGCATTGTTAATGGAACTGCGAGAGTAACCCAGTGGACTGGGGAGCTCTTAAGGTTAACCCAAACGGGAGTTGTCAACGACTATGTTGTCTACTTTGGAATAGGAATCATTTTAGTAGTTGCAATACTACTTGCAGTTTAAGGGGTGTTTAATGGTCAGTGCAATTCTCATTGTTCCTTTGATTGGAGCTCTTCTAATAGCCCTTTGTAGGAGTGAGGAGAGGGCTAAGTGGATAGCACTTTTGACAACCGGACTGGTCTTCATTCTATCCCTCTACGTCCTCTTTACGTTTGATATAAACAAGGGAGGCTTTCAGTTTGTTGACTACGGCTCGTGGCTTCCTTCCTTTTCAATAAGGTACAGGGTTGGAGTTGATGGTTTAAGCCTCATTATGCTCCTGATGACAACACTAATAACCTTTGTCTCAGTTCCATCGGCCTGGAAGTACATAAACAGGAGAAGAAAGCTCTTTTACTCGCTCCTCCTCCTACTTGAAACTGCAATGGTAGGTGTTTTCGTATCCTTGGATGCTCTCCTCTTCTACATTTTCTGGGAGGCTATGCTAATTCCCATGAGCTTAATTATTGGGATTTGGGGAGGAGAGAGGAGAATCTATTCGGCTTTAAAGTTCTTTATCTACACCTTCGCAGGAAGTATATTCCTCCTTGTAGGTCTTATTGTTCTTGCCGTTGTTTACGGTTCGGTTACAGGAAACTACACGTTTGATATAGAGAAGCTCTCCCAGTTCCACTACCCTCTGGAGCTCCAGAAATGGCTCTTCTGGGCATTTTTCATTGCCTTTGCCGTTAAGGTTCCTGTTTTTCCGTTCCACACGTGGCTTCCGGATGCCCACGTTGAGGCTCCAACTCCCGGTAGTGTGATTCTCGCAGGTGTCCTTCTAAAGATGGGAACTTACGGATTTCTGAGATTTTCCCTACCTCTATTCCCGGATGCCTACAAGCTATATGCTCCTTACATTTTTGTTTTAGGAGTTGTTGCAATTATTTATACTGCACTTGTTGCTCTTGTTCAGGAGGACGTAAAAAAGATTGTTGCTTACAGCTCCGTTTCACACATGGGTTTTGTGATGATAGGCCTATTTGCCCTAAACGTCCAGGGAATAGAGGGTGCAATCTTCCAGATGCTCAACCACGGACTCGTTTCAGCTGCTCTCTTCTTCATAGTTGGGGCAATCTACGAAAGGCTTCACACGAGAAGCATTTTGAAAATGGGAGGTATATCGGACTTTGCTCCGAAACTTGCCTTCCTCGCAATGGTCTTTACGATGGCGTCCGTTGGCCTTCCTGGAACCAGCTCCTTTATAGGGGAGTTTCTAACAATCTTAGGTGGATACAAAGCTGCCCACTGGGTCGGGGTCTTGATGGCGTTGGGTGTAATTTTTGGAGCTGCATATATGCTCTACATGTACAGGAACGTATTTTTCCTTGAACCTAAAGTTCTTTCCTTCAGTGATTTAGACCTGAGAGAGCTTTTAACCCTTTCACTTATAGCACTCTTGGTAGTCTGGTGGGGATTTAACCCGGAGTTTATCCTAAAGTTTGTACACAATTACACCGCTACCCTTCTTGGAGGAGTTTAGGAAATGGAGTTGAACTTATCTCTTCTCTTTCCGGAAATTTTCATTCTAACCGTTGCCATTCTCTCGGTAATCTTTGACCTTTTAATTCCAAACAGGTTAAAGAATAAGTTTTTCTCCGTTCTATCGGTTTCAACTCTGACTGTCTCAATTTTTCTCTTAGTGGTATTTGCACCTCTCTCACCTCAAACTGCCTTTTTCGGTTTCGTTAAAAAGGACTTACTGTCGGTACTCTCAGGTGTTTTGATTGTCTTCTCTGCCCTCATGACCGTATTTATCAGCTACGGATACATCAGTAGGTTTAAAACGGACTACATTGGGGAGTTTTACTATACGCTCCTCTTTTCTACCTTTGGAGCTCTCCTCATGGTGTCGTCAAACGAGCTCTCAACTCTCTTCGTCTCCTTGGAGGTAATGTCAATCTCAATCTACATCCTCATTTCTCTCTTTAAGGACGACTACAGGGGAAAGGAGGCGGCATTAAAGTACTTTATAATGGGTTCCGTAGGTGCTGCCGTTATAGTTTACGGCTTTTCGATTCTCTACGGCCTTTCAGGCTCAATCGTTTACGATGAAGTAGGAAAATTCCTATCAAAAAGTGGGATAAACCTTCCTGTTCTGCTCTCCCTATCTTTAGTCGTTTCGGGATTCCTGTTTAAGCTGGGAGCTGTTCCGTTCCACGGCTGGACTCCCGATTCCTACCACGGAGCTCCAACGCCCGTTACACTCTTCATGGGTGCTGTTGTTAAAGTTGCATCGTTCGTTGCCCTGATTAGACTCTTTTACCCTGTATTTCTATCGCTTTTGGAAAGCTGGGGAACGTTATTGGCAGTTATAGGTGTATTGTCTGCCTTCATTGGAGCCCTCATGGCTCTCAATCAGGAGAACGTCAAGAGAATGCTTGCCTACTCTGCCATTTCACATACAGGTGTTGTCTTAACAGCTTTTTCCTCACTTCCTTCCCTTTCGATATTCTCAGTTCTCTTCTACGTTTTTGCCTATGCCTTTATGACGATTGCAGCCTTTGGCCTCGTATCCCTCCTGTCAGCTTCTGGATTCAAGGGTGAGAGACTCTCTGAGTGGAGAAACCTGTACTCAAGGAGTCCCTTAATTGCACTCTCGTTGGTCGTTGCGTTTATGTCACTTGCAGGAATTCCTCCTCTCTTTGGCTTCTGGGCAAAGTTCTACATCTTAGTAGCACTGATTAGGGCAGGAAAGGTGGCCGTTGCAGTTGCAATTTTAATTGCAAGTGTTATCTCACTCTATTTCTATTTAAGGCCTGTTGTCTACGCATTTATGAAGGAAGGGGAGAGTGTTGAGTTCTCACCGAATCCTATTGAGTACGGGGCGGTTATAGTTACTGTACTCTTTCTAATCGTATTTGGTCTTTTCCCTGAAATTGTCTCTCAGGCTTCCATTTTAGCCCTAAGTTCCTTTATAAGAGGTATGATTTGAGGGAGCTCTACAGGAGAATCCCGAAGGTTGATACGTTCATAAACGATGAAGAGCTCTTAGAACTCCTTGACTCAAGGCCAAAGTTTTTCCTTAAGAAGGCCGTTGAAATTGTTCTCTCAGATTTAAGGAGGAAAATTGCAAAGGGAGAGATATCTGACTTTTCCTACGATGAACTGAAGGAGAGCGTAAAGGAAAAGCTCAAGGAGTTGATAAGGCCGAAACTCCATAAGGTTATAAATGCCACAGGAGTAGTTCTCCACACGAACCTTGGGAGAGCTCCAATTTCAAAGAGGGTTGCAGAGCACTTGGTAGAAGTTATTACAGGGTACTCAAACCTTGAGTACGACTTAGAAAGGGGAAGGAGGGGACTCAGGTACAGGAACTTGGAGTGGATTTTAAAGGAACTGACTGGAGCAGAGGACGTCTGTATCGTCAACAACAATGCAGGAGCAGTTCTACTCGTCCTCTCTGCCCTTGCCAAGGGTAAGGAGGTTATCGTTTCAAGGGGGGAGCTCATCGAGATTGGAGGTTCATTCAGAATTCCGGACGTCATGGAACAGAGTGGAGCTCTATTAAGGGAAGTTGGAACAACGAACAAAACCCACATCTGGGACTACGAAAGGGCAGTTAACGAGAACACTGCTCTCCTCTTAAAGGTCCATACGAGCAACTACAGAATTTTGGGATTTACAGAGAGCGTTCCAACTAAGGAGTTGGTTGAATTGGGCAGGAAGTACGGAATTCCCGTTTACGAGGACTTGGGGAGTGGAAGTTTTGTAGACGTTAGGAAGTTAGGGCTTTCCTACGAACCTACGGTTCAGGACATTTTGAAGGCCGGAGTTGACGTTGTTTCGTTCAGTGGGGATAAGCTCTTAGGGGGAGCTCAGGCTGGAATAATCTTAGGAAAAAAGGAGTACGTAGAAAGGATAAAAAAGCATCCTTTAAACAGGGCTCTGAGAATCGACAAGATGACGTTAGCGGTTCTTGAGGCAACTCTTACGTACTACTTGGATGAGGCTTTGGCCTTTGAGGAGATTCCCGTCTGGAAGTTCCTCTCCCAAAAGAGGGATGATGTAAGGAAGAAAGCTGAGAAACTTGTAAGTGAACTTGAAAAATCGGAATTCAGGGGAAAAGTTGAGATAGTTGAGGACAGGGTAGAGGTGGGTGGTGGAGCTCTTCCTCTCCAAACACTCCCTACCTACTGTGTTTCTGTTAAACTTGACAGTATGAGTGAAAGCGAATTAGATAAAAGATTGAGGGGTAACTATCCACCGATAGTTGGTAGAATAAAGGATGGAAAATTTTTAATCGACATGTTTACAGTATTCGAGGAGGAAATACCTACAGTAGTTAGAGCTCTGAAGGGACTTTAGGAGACAGAATTGAGTTTACTAACTCTAATTTTTCTCATTTTATTTCTAGCAACGGAGGCAAACTCTCAAAACCTTTACTCTTATTACTTACTCAATCAGGAACTCAAAATTATTTCTGCAACCAAGGAGAAAGAAAACCTTCTTAAAACTCCAAGGTACGTAAGGGTAATTACCCATGATGAATTAGAAAGGTTAGGTGTTAAAAACCTCTTTGAGCTCTTGGATTACTTACCCGAGTTTTACTACTGGAGGAGCTTTTTTGGTTTAAATGCAGTTGGGGCTCTCGGCTTAAGGCAGAGTTACTTCTCAGAGAAGATTCAAGTTCTGATAAACGGAGTACCTATCTCCGACCCGTCAAACGGTTCATCATTTAGTGTTAACAGCGTGTTTCCACTTTCCAACGTAAAGCAGGTTGAGATAGTCTACGGGCCCATGACTGCCCTCTACGGTTATAACACTTCCCTAGCAGTGATAAACTTGATAACCTATTCATCGAGTGATAAGGGAAAGATAGAAACCTCTATAAGTACAGGGCACGATTCCTACAACTCTATATTCATTCCCTTTAAGAATAAAACATTTTCAGGAAGTTTTTCATTTAGCTATGTAGAAAACCGTTCTCCTCACAAAGACTATACAGATTTCTTAGGGCTTAAAGGTAATTATTCTTCATTTAAAAAGAATTTTGACTATTTTTTTACTCTTAGTTTCCCTTCTGGTTTTTATTTAAAGAGCTATTCAGTCAACAGAAATGAGCACTTTCCCGTTACAATATCGGAATTAGTAACAAATGGAAATTCATACGCAAGGAGAAAGTCGTTTATTAACAAGTTAGGTTATAGTTTTTCTCTGAATAATTTAAAAGGGGACATCTATGTTGGTTATAACTGGTTTTATCTAAAAAGAGCTTACAATCTCTGTCCTTTTAATCATAAAATTTGTTCAATTTATTTACCTAATGAACTTTTAGCAGTTGAAAAGAGATACCTTAAAGAGCCGAGAATAGGAGGCTTTTTTAGTCTATCGACAAACGAGTTTGGGAAATTTTCATTTGGAGCTGAATATACTGAAGTTAATTTGTACAAAACAAGGTTAAACTCAAACTTTTTACCTTCTTCTGTAAATGTTGAAAATCCAAAGAGTATAGTGGTCTTTCCTAATATGAGGGAACTTTCAGACAAAGATAAATTGATATCTGAGAGAAAAAGGTATTCATTTTCGCCTTATATCCAATACAATTTTAACTTTGACGATTACTACCTCCTTTTAAACCTTAGGTGGAACAGAACAAACGATGTGGGAAGTGATTGGAGTTATACAGTTTCCCTTATGAAAAAAATAGAGAAGTCCATATTTAAATTGAACTTTGGTAGAGCTCTGCGCATTCCCTCCTTTGAGGAAATGTACATAAAAAACAATCCAATTCTAAAGGGAAATCAAAATCTTAAATTGGAGAAGGCAGACTCTATTATGCCCTCCTACCAATACATTGGTGATAGAGTAACTGTTAATTTAA comes from the Balnearium lithotrophicum genome and includes:
- the nuoL gene encoding NADH-quinone oxidoreductase subunit L, yielding MGITFWTAVLPFLSFVLSGIGALFKSNSFKNRSHYFGLVTVGTSFILSCYLLFESLKGTVVSETWFNWVISGALSASFGGYVDSLTAIMLIVVNFVSFFVHMYSIGYMHDDPGYDRFFSYLGLFTFSMLTLVLSPNFLQLFFGWEAVGLSSYLLIGFWYKRKRAADAAIKAFLINRVGDFLFILGVISIFWVFGTLDFHSVFSKVGSVDKGLLSLIGFLLLGGAVGKSAQFPLHTWLPDAMEGPTPISALIHAATMVAAGVFMVARCSPIYDNGYVLPVVGVIGVITAFGAATVGLTQFDIKRVLAYSTLSQLGYMFAALGVGAYVYAMFHLFTHAFFKALLFLGSGSVIHAMSGEQDIRRMGGLYKYMKITTVTFIIGALALVGIPPLAGFFSKDKIISATFSNGHFLFYLFLTLGALLTALYMGRLIFLVFFGEERFDRREMKHLHESPAVMTVPLIFLSIPSIFAGFLGGWFERFLSTSIPNHVEELGHSQELLLLSITVSLALLGLLFSAYVYYWRKLSPETITENPLIKPIYRLVYNKYYFDELYNFVFVKGIGFGLGRIFSLFDRYVIDGIVNGTARVTQWTGELLRLTQTGVVNDYVVYFGIGIILVVAILLAV
- a CDS encoding complex I subunit 4 family protein, which codes for MVSAILIVPLIGALLIALCRSEERAKWIALLTTGLVFILSLYVLFTFDINKGGFQFVDYGSWLPSFSIRYRVGVDGLSLIMLLMTTLITFVSVPSAWKYINRRRKLFYSLLLLLETAMVGVFVSLDALLFYIFWEAMLIPMSLIIGIWGGERRIYSALKFFIYTFAGSIFLLVGLIVLAVVYGSVTGNYTFDIEKLSQFHYPLELQKWLFWAFFIAFAVKVPVFPFHTWLPDAHVEAPTPGSVILAGVLLKMGTYGFLRFSLPLFPDAYKLYAPYIFVLGVVAIIYTALVALVQEDVKKIVAYSSVSHMGFVMIGLFALNVQGIEGAIFQMLNHGLVSAALFFIVGAIYERLHTRSILKMGGISDFAPKLAFLAMVFTMASVGLPGTSSFIGEFLTILGGYKAAHWVGVLMALGVIFGAAYMLYMYRNVFFLEPKVLSFSDLDLRELLTLSLIALLVVWWGFNPEFILKFVHNYTATLLGGV
- a CDS encoding NADH-quinone oxidoreductase subunit N, with amino-acid sequence MELNLSLLFPEIFILTVAILSVIFDLLIPNRLKNKFFSVLSVSTLTVSIFLLVVFAPLSPQTAFFGFVKKDLLSVLSGVLIVFSALMTVFISYGYISRFKTDYIGEFYYTLLFSTFGALLMVSSNELSTLFVSLEVMSISIYILISLFKDDYRGKEAALKYFIMGSVGAAVIVYGFSILYGLSGSIVYDEVGKFLSKSGINLPVLLSLSLVVSGFLFKLGAVPFHGWTPDSYHGAPTPVTLFMGAVVKVASFVALIRLFYPVFLSLLESWGTLLAVIGVLSAFIGALMALNQENVKRMLAYSAISHTGVVLTAFSSLPSLSIFSVLFYVFAYAFMTIAAFGLVSLLSASGFKGERLSEWRNLYSRSPLIALSLVVAFMSLAGIPPLFGFWAKFYILVALIRAGKVAVAVAILIASVISLYFYLRPVVYAFMKEGESVEFSPNPIEYGAVIVTVLFLIVFGLFPEIVSQASILALSSFIRGMI
- the selA gene encoding L-seryl-tRNA(Sec) selenium transferase, with protein sequence MRELYRRIPKVDTFINDEELLELLDSRPKFFLKKAVEIVLSDLRRKIAKGEISDFSYDELKESVKEKLKELIRPKLHKVINATGVVLHTNLGRAPISKRVAEHLVEVITGYSNLEYDLERGRRGLRYRNLEWILKELTGAEDVCIVNNNAGAVLLVLSALAKGKEVIVSRGELIEIGGSFRIPDVMEQSGALLREVGTTNKTHIWDYERAVNENTALLLKVHTSNYRILGFTESVPTKELVELGRKYGIPVYEDLGSGSFVDVRKLGLSYEPTVQDILKAGVDVVSFSGDKLLGGAQAGIILGKKEYVERIKKHPLNRALRIDKMTLAVLEATLTYYLDEALAFEEIPVWKFLSQKRDDVRKKAEKLVSELEKSEFRGKVEIVEDRVEVGGGALPLQTLPTYCVSVKLDSMSESELDKRLRGNYPPIVGRIKDGKFLIDMFTVFEEEIPTVVRALKGL
- a CDS encoding TonB-dependent receptor plug domain-containing protein; this translates as MSLLTLIFLILFLATEANSQNLYSYYLLNQELKIISATKEKENLLKTPRYVRVITHDELERLGVKNLFELLDYLPEFYYWRSFFGLNAVGALGLRQSYFSEKIQVLINGVPISDPSNGSSFSVNSVFPLSNVKQVEIVYGPMTALYGYNTSLAVINLITYSSSDKGKIETSISTGHDSYNSIFIPFKNKTFSGSFSFSYVENRSPHKDYTDFLGLKGNYSSFKKNFDYFFTLSFPSGFYLKSYSVNRNEHFPVTISELVTNGNSYARRKSFINKLGYSFSLNNLKGDIYVGYNWFYLKRAYNLCPFNHKICSIYLPNELLAVEKRYLKEPRIGGFFSLSTNEFGKFSFGAEYTEVNLYKTRLNSNFLPSSVNVENPKSIVVFPNMRELSDKDKLISERKRYSFSPYIQYNFNFDDYYLLLNLRWNRTNDVGSDWSYTVSLMKKIEKSIFKLNFGRALRIPSFEEMYIKNNPILKGNQNLKLEKADSIMPSYQYIGDRVTVNLTAYYFRFRNFIYKRQVPGGSYQWDNSDSSVRSSGFITSLKTKIAQNLELRVSFGRIFSIEGLSGEYFDFPKKKLISGLNYWNKEITSGLYVVAYSKASSRAPGFYRVDYNFNLNLTRNSKVFLNVKNLLNRKYQFDDEIPGDERTLWVGFQLYY